A window of Prolixibacter sp. SD074 contains these coding sequences:
- a CDS encoding S8 family serine peptidase → MKMKELIVSALLVLLWVSCEKNESSLSPENNETIQSGQVIPGQYIVVLKSGVVDLKTASLTYEGRKAAVKESAKTFLPERDLNARPFLQVYGTAVKGFAADLDDSELTKLRNNSNVDRIYPDRMFILRGKPPVVDPTPPAQTVPYGIARVGTGDGTGKTAWVIDTGIDYGHPDLLVDATKAKTFVVRTSTADDDNGHGTHCAGIIAALNNDIGVVGVAAGATVVPVKVLNRRGSGAYSQIIAGIDYVTSIASPGDAANLSLGGSIYEPIDLAVEALGASGVYVALAAGNESDDAEYHSPARAEGVNLFTISACDDQDAWAYFSNYGTHVDYCEPGVNIFSTYKGGGYTTMSGTSMAAPHMAGILLMTGGKPVADGVVSGDPDGNPDAIGIQ, encoded by the coding sequence ATGAAAATGAAGGAATTAATTGTATCAGCATTGCTGGTATTACTTTGGGTTAGTTGTGAGAAAAATGAAAGCTCACTCTCCCCGGAAAACAATGAAACAATTCAAAGCGGACAAGTAATTCCGGGACAATATATCGTTGTCCTTAAGTCCGGAGTCGTTGATTTGAAAACTGCATCTTTAACTTATGAAGGTCGCAAGGCTGCAGTTAAAGAATCGGCAAAAACCTTCCTTCCGGAAAGAGATTTAAATGCCCGGCCATTTTTGCAGGTTTATGGTACAGCTGTAAAAGGCTTTGCAGCTGATCTGGATGATTCGGAGTTGACCAAACTACGTAACAATTCCAATGTCGATCGGATTTACCCGGACCGGATGTTTATATTGCGGGGAAAGCCACCTGTGGTCGATCCTACTCCTCCTGCACAAACAGTTCCTTACGGGATTGCCCGAGTGGGAACGGGTGATGGTACCGGGAAAACAGCCTGGGTAATTGATACGGGTATTGATTATGGTCACCCCGACTTGTTGGTGGATGCAACAAAAGCTAAAACCTTTGTAGTTAGGACTTCAACAGCTGATGACGATAACGGCCATGGTACTCACTGTGCCGGAATTATTGCAGCATTGAACAACGATATTGGCGTTGTTGGCGTGGCAGCAGGTGCAACTGTTGTCCCTGTCAAAGTACTTAACAGACGGGGTTCCGGAGCGTATTCCCAGATTATTGCAGGGATCGATTATGTAACCAGTATTGCCTCACCCGGCGATGCTGCTAACTTAAGTTTGGGAGGTTCCATCTATGAGCCGATCGATTTGGCGGTTGAGGCGCTGGGCGCCAGTGGAGTTTACGTTGCCTTGGCGGCTGGAAACGAATCTGATGATGCGGAATATCACTCGCCTGCACGTGCGGAGGGTGTCAACCTGTTTACAATTTCAGCATGCGATGACCAGGATGCATGGGCTTATTTTTCCAACTACGGAACACATGTTGATTATTGTGAGCCGGGTGTAAACATTTTCTCAACGTATAAGGGAGGAGGTTATACCACGATGAGTGGAACATCAATGGCCGCGCCCCATATGGCCGGGATTTTGTTAATGACGGGCGGAAAACCAGTGGCTGATGGCGTTGTTTCCGGCGACCCGGATGGAAATCCTGATGCGATAGGTATTCAGTAA
- the sppA gene encoding signal peptide peptidase SppA, whose amino-acid sequence MNSFWKIFLASLLAIFVGIILFFFVSIGFLSSLASFAGPSVQVADNSVLTLKLDNRIVDRKSNNPFEDMDIPFPGISTTSTTGLNQILRSIKKAKTDGHIKGIYLNLSDIGAGYATIEEIRDALEDFKSSDKFIYAYSDNISQKAYYLATVADSVIMNPRGMFDFRGLSAQRTFYKKAMDKFGVDMQIIRGRNNKFKSAVEPFMYEKMSEANREQTMVYLNSIWSHLLQGISDARKIPDDSLQAYANEVQTFRMPQKALSKGFFDNLKYKDQVLDDLRTLTGVGKDKDIPSISPVKYDKVPKKLDGKGLAKNKIAVVYAQGEIDPGSDGPYYIDSRKISETIRKARRDSTIKAVVLRVNSPGGSAYGSEVIWREVELTQKVKPVVVSMGDLAASGGYYISCAAGTIIAEPTTITGSIGIFGMIPNFHDLLSNKIGITFDEVNTNAHSGMPTVSRAMTPFEHDLMQNYVEKGYELFLKRVAAGRDTTSHYIDGIGQGRVWTGENGKQIGLVDKFGGLNDAIKLAASQAGVENYRIKELPKEKDPFEELLKNFTAAAKVKMSEYVLGNSYKTWENINRVSNMNGLYTMLPYTLEIR is encoded by the coding sequence ATGAATAGTTTTTGGAAAATTTTCCTTGCCTCTTTACTGGCAATATTTGTTGGAATTATCCTCTTCTTTTTCGTTTCTATTGGCTTTCTGTCATCGCTGGCTTCATTCGCCGGTCCCTCGGTGCAGGTCGCCGATAACTCCGTATTGACCTTAAAACTGGATAACCGCATTGTCGACCGCAAGTCGAATAATCCGTTTGAGGACATGGATATTCCATTTCCCGGAATAAGTACAACTTCCACGACCGGGCTCAACCAGATATTGCGTTCCATCAAAAAGGCCAAAACAGATGGCCACATCAAAGGTATCTACCTGAATCTGTCGGATATTGGCGCTGGCTACGCTACCATTGAAGAAATCCGCGATGCCCTGGAAGATTTCAAATCATCTGACAAATTTATTTACGCTTACTCTGATAATATTTCCCAGAAAGCGTATTACCTCGCCACAGTTGCCGACAGTGTTATCATGAATCCCCGTGGCATGTTCGATTTCAGGGGACTCAGTGCGCAACGGACTTTTTACAAAAAAGCCATGGATAAGTTCGGCGTCGATATGCAGATCATTCGTGGCCGGAACAATAAGTTTAAATCGGCGGTGGAACCCTTCATGTACGAAAAAATGAGTGAAGCCAACCGCGAACAAACCATGGTCTACCTGAACAGCATCTGGAGCCACCTTCTCCAGGGGATCTCCGACGCTCGTAAAATCCCGGATGATTCGCTTCAGGCATATGCCAACGAAGTACAGACATTCCGCATGCCGCAAAAAGCTTTAAGCAAAGGATTTTTCGATAATCTAAAATACAAAGATCAGGTATTGGATGATTTACGCACGCTGACCGGAGTCGGTAAAGACAAAGACATTCCAAGTATCAGTCCCGTCAAATACGACAAGGTCCCCAAAAAACTGGATGGTAAAGGACTGGCGAAAAATAAAATTGCCGTGGTTTATGCGCAGGGGGAAATCGACCCGGGAAGCGATGGTCCATACTATATCGATTCCAGGAAAATATCAGAAACAATTCGGAAAGCCCGTCGTGACTCAACCATTAAAGCCGTCGTCTTAAGGGTAAACTCTCCAGGAGGAAGCGCTTATGGCTCTGAAGTTATCTGGCGCGAAGTGGAGCTGACACAAAAAGTGAAACCGGTTGTTGTTTCTATGGGTGATTTAGCTGCTTCAGGTGGTTACTACATCTCCTGTGCTGCCGGTACCATTATAGCGGAGCCAACCACTATCACCGGTTCCATTGGTATTTTCGGAATGATCCCCAACTTCCACGATCTGTTATCAAACAAAATTGGAATTACCTTCGATGAAGTAAACACCAACGCACACTCGGGTATGCCGACCGTTAGCCGGGCTATGACTCCTTTCGAGCACGACCTGATGCAAAATTATGTAGAGAAAGGGTATGAACTGTTCCTGAAAAGAGTTGCAGCCGGACGTGACACCACCAGTCATTACATCGATGGCATTGGCCAGGGCCGCGTTTGGACCGGTGAGAACGGAAAACAAATTGGTTTAGTCGATAAGTTCGGTGGTTTGAATGATGCCATCAAACTGGCCGCCAGCCAGGCAGGCGTTGAAAATTATCGCATTAAAGAGTTACCAAAAGAGAAAGACCCGTT
- a CDS encoding polysaccharide deacetylase family protein, with protein sequence MILIYSHNLSPRLNYTVRYIFNDLIPTTFHLTDDPGLITRFYGPIINYSDNDELPGLHILPHGLLFSGKLVDFVPQIDNSGEIPLLFPVSTSEKSELAFDVFSAIFWLVSRYEEYFPKGKTDIHGRFPAEISFACQHRFLQRPVVDLWAESLANTISARWGKWEKPVRRFRYISTIDVDNAYAILHKRMLRKMTASFRSIMNPGKNRPISVRKEVLKGQKPDPYDTYAELETLHEAYNVEAVFFFLLGDYGKFDKNLSYRNVNYRALIRDTSKKVPVGIHPSYKASGSLKKLQTEITRLRKIIGEPPFRSRFHYLRLTFPQSYQWLINTGIKEDYTLTYPSHAGFRAGTCTPFHYYDLSSETETNLKIFPTTVMEVSLKQYQDQTPEQATETINRLMMEVKKVNGTFVSLFHNESLSDSGEWKGWKNVFKSMLKKAGELRDE encoded by the coding sequence GTGATTCTCATCTACAGCCATAACCTAAGTCCCCGCCTGAACTATACTGTCAGGTATATTTTCAATGACCTCATCCCGACGACTTTTCATCTGACTGATGATCCGGGGTTAATTACCCGGTTTTACGGTCCCATCATCAACTATTCAGACAACGACGAGTTGCCGGGATTGCACATCCTTCCTCACGGCTTACTCTTCTCCGGCAAACTTGTAGACTTTGTTCCGCAAATCGATAATTCCGGTGAAATCCCATTACTTTTCCCTGTTTCAACCAGCGAAAAAAGTGAGCTGGCATTCGACGTATTCTCTGCTATTTTCTGGTTGGTTTCCCGGTACGAGGAATATTTTCCCAAAGGAAAAACGGATATTCACGGACGTTTCCCTGCCGAAATTTCTTTCGCTTGCCAGCATCGTTTTTTGCAACGCCCGGTTGTCGATCTTTGGGCAGAATCACTGGCCAACACAATTTCTGCCAGATGGGGCAAATGGGAAAAACCGGTACGCCGCTTTCGTTATATCTCAACTATTGATGTGGACAATGCATACGCCATTCTTCACAAAAGAATGTTACGCAAGATGACAGCCTCATTTCGTTCGATTATGAATCCCGGAAAAAACAGGCCGATTTCTGTCCGTAAAGAGGTATTGAAAGGTCAAAAGCCGGACCCTTACGACACCTATGCTGAGCTGGAAACGTTGCATGAAGCCTACAACGTGGAAGCTGTTTTCTTTTTTCTGTTAGGCGATTACGGGAAGTTTGATAAGAATCTTTCCTATCGGAATGTTAATTACAGAGCACTTATCCGGGATACTTCCAAAAAAGTCCCGGTAGGCATTCATCCGTCGTACAAGGCTTCGGGATCGCTAAAGAAATTGCAGACCGAAATCACGCGGCTCAGAAAGATTATCGGGGAACCTCCTTTCCGCAGCCGTTTTCATTATCTCCGGCTTACCTTCCCTCAATCCTATCAATGGCTTATTAATACCGGGATCAAAGAAGATTATACCCTAACCTACCCTTCCCATGCTGGATTCAGGGCCGGCACCTGTACGCCTTTCCACTATTACGATTTATCATCGGAAACCGAAACCAATTTGAAAATATTCCCGACAACGGTAATGGAAGTTTCACTAAAACAGTACCAGGACCAAACGCCCGAACAGGCAACCGAAACAATCAACCGATTAATGATGGAGGTAAAAAAAGTGAATGGTACCTTTGTTTCACTGTTCCACAATGAATCATTGAGTGATTCGGGCGAATGGAAAGGGTGGAAAAACGTTTTCAAATCGATGTTGAAAAAGGCCGGCGAACTTCGTGATGAATAA
- the folK gene encoding 2-amino-4-hydroxy-6-hydroxymethyldihydropteridine diphosphokinase, with product MLQVDVLLGGNVGNTPEIFRKAKMQMVEKAGGVTEESSLYRTEAWGFDSDLFFNQVITLETTLLPQELLQRLLSIETSFGRERKGSGYSARTLDLDILFVEDQVINEPDLIVPHPRMAERRFVLEPLNELYPNRNHPVTGKPISQMLLECPDSSGVEKLS from the coding sequence ATGCTTCAGGTTGATGTACTTTTGGGCGGGAATGTTGGTAACACGCCGGAAATATTTCGTAAAGCAAAGATGCAGATGGTCGAAAAAGCGGGTGGGGTTACAGAGGAATCGTCGCTTTACCGGACCGAAGCCTGGGGTTTCGACTCAGATCTTTTTTTTAACCAGGTTATCACTTTAGAAACTACGCTGCTTCCGCAGGAATTGTTGCAAAGGCTTCTTTCGATTGAGACATCCTTTGGCCGCGAACGTAAAGGCAGTGGTTATTCAGCCCGAACGCTTGATTTGGACATTCTTTTCGTAGAAGATCAAGTAATTAATGAACCGGATCTAATTGTCCCACATCCCCGGATGGCAGAGAGGCGTTTTGTTTTGGAGCCATTGAATGAGCTCTATCCAAATCGAAATCATCCGGTTACGGGGAAACCCATCAGCCAGATGCTTTTGGAATGTCCGGACAGCTCGGGGGTGGAGAAGCTTTCATGA
- the rpsT gene encoding 30S ribosomal protein S20, translated as MANHKSAAKRARQSEKRRLENRYYSKTMRNAVRNLRSTSEKEAASDMLPKVAAMLDKLAKKNVIHKNKAANLKSSLSLHVNSL; from the coding sequence ATGGCAAATCATAAATCAGCAGCAAAAAGAGCAAGACAATCAGAAAAGCGTCGTTTGGAAAATCGTTATTATTCTAAAACGATGCGTAATGCAGTTCGTAACCTGCGTTCAACCAGCGAAAAAGAAGCCGCATCGGACATGTTACCGAAAGTAGCTGCGATGCTCGACAAACTGGCGAAGAAAAATGTCATTCACAAAAACAAAGCGGCTAACCTGAAATCAAGCCTGTCTTTGCACGTGAACAGCTTGTAA
- the murC gene encoding UDP-N-acetylmuramate--L-alanine ligase, translated as MNIHFIAIGGAAMHNLAITLKQKGYRVTGSDDEIVEPSKSRLEQHGLLPGSFGWDVNRITSGLDAVILGMHAREDNPELAKARDLGIKIYSYPEFLYEQTKHKTRIVIGGSHGKTTITSMIMHVLKENNVDFDYMVGAQIEGFDTMVRLSDSAKIAIFEGDEYLSSPIDRRPKFHLYQPQIGLLSGIAWDHINVFPTFDNYVEQFREFARLMPDKAHLIYFDGDENLRKIASENAPRLKVTGYNEHAADVTDGRTQLITANGQHIGLTIFGRHNLQNISGAHVICQQLGITDEDFYRSISTFSGASRRLEKLAETNNMTVFRDFAHSPSKLKATVEAVKQQFPGRQLTAVMELHTFSSLKKEFLPLYKDSMEKADRAFVYFSPHTIEHKKLEPITTDQVKEAFGRDDLQVFTDPDALFSALENVPHNNQNLLLMSSGTFSGKDLPAFAKSLTEE; from the coding sequence ATGAATATTCATTTCATCGCAATAGGCGGAGCCGCCATGCACAACCTGGCAATTACCCTAAAACAAAAAGGCTACCGGGTAACCGGATCGGATGACGAAATAGTTGAGCCCTCGAAAAGCCGTTTAGAACAGCACGGTTTATTGCCCGGTTCATTTGGGTGGGATGTTAACAGAATAACATCTGGCTTAGATGCCGTCATCCTGGGAATGCACGCCCGAGAAGACAACCCGGAACTGGCAAAAGCCAGGGACCTAGGCATAAAAATATATTCGTACCCGGAATTTCTTTACGAACAGACCAAGCACAAAACCCGCATCGTCATCGGCGGAAGCCACGGAAAAACCACCATTACGTCGATGATTATGCACGTGCTGAAAGAGAATAACGTCGATTTTGATTACATGGTAGGTGCCCAAATCGAAGGTTTCGATACGATGGTCCGGCTCAGTGATTCGGCAAAAATCGCCATATTCGAAGGCGATGAATACCTGTCATCGCCCATCGACCGGCGTCCCAAGTTTCATTTGTATCAACCGCAAATCGGCCTCCTTTCGGGAATTGCCTGGGATCACATCAATGTCTTCCCCACTTTTGACAATTATGTAGAACAGTTCAGGGAATTTGCCCGGCTGATGCCCGATAAGGCGCACCTGATTTATTTTGATGGCGATGAAAACCTGAGGAAAATTGCCAGTGAAAATGCCCCGCGTTTGAAGGTAACAGGTTACAACGAACATGCAGCCGATGTTACGGATGGACGAACTCAACTGATTACGGCTAATGGTCAACACATCGGTCTGACGATTTTTGGCCGGCACAATCTGCAGAACATTAGTGGCGCACATGTTATTTGTCAACAACTGGGAATTACAGACGAAGATTTCTATCGGAGTATTTCCACTTTCAGCGGCGCTTCCCGCCGTCTGGAGAAATTGGCGGAAACAAACAACATGACCGTTTTCCGCGATTTTGCCCATTCACCATCAAAATTAAAAGCGACAGTGGAAGCTGTTAAACAACAATTTCCCGGTAGGCAATTGACCGCTGTCATGGAATTACACACGTTCAGCAGCCTGAAAAAGGAGTTTCTTCCGCTTTACAAAGATTCCATGGAGAAGGCGGATCGGGCATTTGTATACTTCAGCCCACACACCATTGAGCATAAAAAACTTGAGCCCATCACGACAGACCAGGTAAAAGAGGCTTTCGGGCGCGATGACCTACAGGTATTTACCGACCCGGATGCACTTTTTTCGGCATTGGAGAATGTGCCACACAACAACCAAAACCTGTTGTTAATGAGTTCCGGGACCTTTTCGGGAAAGGATTTGCCCGCTTTTGCCAAGTCGTTGACGGAAGAATAA
- a CDS encoding DUF3298 and DUF4163 domain-containing protein, with protein MKKIIVLATIAITLFSCHPSRQRDGQISFRLKDIHQQDYYYKVHIAFPLIESYWSNCRFKDTFNREMTSFADSTMAEFEGKQLAEKKQAVDQVRGESPNTRSDYRYEMSLTHQWFNIYNGMLSLRFKKYEYALGAHGNTWFICYNFSASANRFLTTDDIINRSTPEKMQELAEVISQYLDNRGDCFTVTADELGNDFQNVNFTNDDIVFSFANYQIGPYACGTAVVYIPIDVLKEKDLIQPDFLKILHP; from the coding sequence ATGAAAAAGATTATTGTACTGGCAACGATTGCAATAACATTGTTTTCATGTCATCCCAGCCGTCAGCGAGACGGTCAGATTTCGTTCCGTTTAAAAGATATTCACCAGCAGGATTATTACTACAAGGTACACATTGCCTTTCCACTGATTGAAAGCTATTGGTCGAACTGCCGGTTTAAAGACACTTTTAATCGCGAAATGACCAGCTTTGCCGACAGCACCATGGCTGAATTCGAAGGCAAACAACTGGCTGAAAAGAAACAAGCCGTCGATCAGGTGCGTGGGGAAAGTCCAAATACCCGTTCAGATTACCGCTACGAAATGTCGCTTACACATCAATGGTTTAATATTTACAACGGGATGCTCAGCCTTCGTTTTAAGAAATACGAATATGCATTAGGCGCCCACGGAAATACCTGGTTTATTTGCTACAACTTTTCAGCATCCGCTAATCGTTTTCTCACCACCGATGATATCATTAATCGCTCTACTCCGGAAAAAATGCAGGAGCTGGCAGAAGTAATTTCCCAATACCTTGACAATCGGGGCGACTGTTTTACGGTTACAGCCGATGAATTGGGCAATGACTTTCAGAATGTCAATTTCACCAATGACGACATCGTTTTCTCGTTTGCCAATTACCAGATTGGCCCTTACGCGTGTGGGACCGCTGTTGTTTATATTCCAATCGACGTACTGAAGGAAAAGGATTTGATACAACCAGACTTTTTAAAAATCTTGCACCCTTAA
- the radC gene encoding DNA repair protein RadC, which yields MEEYRKLSIKDWAVEDRPREKLLYRGIASLSDAELIAILIGSGNNEETAVELSRRILGTVKNNLNALGKLDVEALKKFKGIGEAKAIAVIAALELGRRRNQSGALKMQQITSSRDAANFLQPVMGDLPHEEFWVLHLNRHNKIIHYERISQGGLTGTVIDVRVILKKALEKLATSIIIAHNHPSGNLQASDSDRKITTQLRDAAKLMEIPLLDHLIITQTGYYSFADDGIL from the coding sequence ATGGAAGAATATCGTAAACTTAGTATCAAGGATTGGGCGGTCGAAGATCGGCCCCGCGAAAAACTCCTTTATCGCGGAATTGCCTCCCTTTCCGATGCCGAATTAATTGCCATCCTTATTGGATCGGGCAACAACGAAGAAACTGCCGTTGAATTATCACGCCGTATTTTAGGTACCGTAAAAAATAACCTGAATGCACTGGGAAAGCTTGATGTTGAAGCTTTGAAGAAATTCAAGGGAATTGGTGAAGCAAAGGCTATTGCCGTGATCGCTGCGTTGGAACTCGGGCGACGTCGGAACCAGTCGGGAGCACTGAAAATGCAACAAATTACCTCGAGCCGTGATGCCGCCAACTTTTTACAGCCTGTAATGGGCGATTTACCTCACGAAGAGTTCTGGGTCCTTCACCTCAACCGTCATAATAAGATTATTCACTATGAGCGAATCAGCCAGGGTGGCCTGACCGGCACCGTAATCGATGTGCGTGTCATTCTGAAAAAGGCCCTCGAGAAACTGGCTACCTCCATTATTATCGCCCACAACCATCCGTCGGGAAATTTGCAGGCCAGCGATTCCGACCGTAAAATAACCACACAACTTAGAGACGCCGCTAAGCTGATGGAAATTCCATTGCTCGATCACCTCATCATTACACAAACCGGCTATTACAGCTTCGCCGATGATGGAATCCTCTAA
- the upp gene encoding uracil phosphoribosyltransferase: protein MIHLLGKSNSLFNQFISEIRDEVVQKDSLRFRRNLERVGEIFAYEISKHLDYKTQDITTPLGVAKVPTMVQQPVLATILRAGLPLHQGLLNFFDQGENCFISAYRKYDDDGEFHIEFEYISSPSVDDKIVILSDPMLATGASMEIGYRALREKGTPKHVHMVSVIASQEGVDYLVKKMPHNNYTLWIGAIDQEMTPKSYIVPGLGDAGDLAYGIKIDSKKTHNR, encoded by the coding sequence ATGATCCACTTACTTGGCAAGAGCAATTCCCTGTTCAACCAGTTCATCTCCGAAATCAGGGACGAGGTTGTACAGAAAGATTCATTAAGGTTCCGCCGTAACCTCGAACGTGTAGGAGAGATTTTTGCCTACGAAATCAGTAAGCACCTCGATTACAAAACTCAAGATATAACCACTCCTCTCGGTGTGGCCAAAGTCCCAACAATGGTGCAGCAACCCGTTTTGGCCACCATTCTGCGTGCCGGGCTCCCTCTTCACCAGGGATTACTCAATTTTTTCGACCAGGGCGAAAACTGCTTTATTTCGGCTTATCGCAAATACGACGATGACGGAGAATTCCATATCGAGTTCGAATACATTTCGTCTCCATCAGTCGACGACAAAATCGTTATACTTTCTGACCCGATGCTGGCAACCGGCGCTTCCATGGAAATAGGTTACCGTGCATTACGGGAAAAGGGCACGCCTAAACATGTGCACATGGTTTCAGTAATTGCCAGCCAGGAAGGGGTTGATTACCTGGTTAAAAAAATGCCGCACAATAATTATACACTTTGGATTGGTGCCATCGATCAGGAAATGACTCCAAAATCGTATATCGTTCCCGGATTAGGCGATGCCGGCGATCTGGCTTACGGAATTAAAATCGATTCGAAAAAGACACACAACCGGTAA
- a CDS encoding hydrogen peroxide-inducible genes activator, whose protein sequence is MVTLTQLEYIVAVDTYRHFATAAEKKFITQPTLSMQIKKMEDELGVIIFDRSKQPIIPTDVGRKIIEQARQVLFEANKIHRIIDDFQGEVSGTLKIGIIPTLTPYVLPLFIGEFSKKYPNIDIYVEEYYTHIIEEKLKKDQLDVGIVVTPLKDKNIHEDPLFYEEMKIFSHRGHPIARKQTISVKDIASPDIWLLDDGHCFRTQVINLCRMKSQVQSKLPFHFDGGSLETIMKIVEREGGYTLIPELAAGFVPLTAPVIVRNFSDLTPLREVSLIYARNFAKHKLISVLREEIIQQVPKSLKNKARGTIVEWR, encoded by the coding sequence ATGGTAACACTAACTCAACTCGAATACATTGTAGCTGTTGATACGTATCGTCATTTTGCCACAGCCGCTGAAAAAAAGTTCATTACCCAGCCTACGCTGAGTATGCAAATAAAGAAAATGGAAGATGAGCTGGGTGTCATCATTTTCGACCGAAGCAAACAACCCATTATTCCGACCGATGTCGGACGTAAAATTATTGAACAGGCCCGGCAGGTTTTATTCGAGGCAAATAAAATTCACCGCATTATAGATGACTTTCAAGGCGAGGTAAGTGGAACCCTCAAGATCGGTATCATTCCTACATTAACACCATATGTCCTGCCCCTTTTCATCGGTGAATTCTCGAAAAAATATCCCAACATCGATATCTATGTGGAAGAATATTATACACATATCATCGAGGAGAAGCTGAAAAAAGACCAGCTGGACGTGGGCATTGTCGTTACGCCGCTTAAGGATAAGAATATCCACGAAGACCCGCTTTTTTACGAAGAGATGAAAATTTTCTCGCACCGCGGACATCCCATTGCCAGGAAACAGACCATTTCAGTAAAAGACATTGCTTCCCCGGACATCTGGCTACTTGACGATGGCCATTGTTTCCGCACGCAGGTTATCAACCTCTGCCGGATGAAAAGCCAGGTGCAGTCTAAACTCCCCTTCCATTTTGATGGAGGTTCGCTCGAAACCATCATGAAAATTGTTGAGCGGGAAGGTGGTTATACGCTGATTCCGGAACTGGCAGCAGGATTTGTTCCCCTTACAGCCCCGGTAATTGTCCGAAATTTCTCTGACTTGACTCCTTTGCGGGAAGTCAGCCTGATTTATGCCCGCAATTTTGCCAAACATAAATTGATCAGCGTTCTTCGGGAAGAGATTATTCAGCAAGTGCCAAAATCACTCAAAAACAAAGCGCGCGGGACCATCGTGGAGTGGCGCTAA